One window of Oscillatoria salina IIICB1 genomic DNA carries:
- a CDS encoding FTR1 family iron permease translates to MDFSAILPTFVVTLREGVEATLVVGIVLACLKKAEQTKLYTWAYAGVGAGIAASVLVGLVLWGTIQRLATSEANYAPVIQEFLEAGFCLVAIAMLSWMLIWMTQQAKSVKSEVEESITAAIKSSKAAGWGVFTLIFIAVLREGFETVLFIVAKFQEEWVLPSLGAVAGLVGAVIIGVLLFQLGVKINLRLFFQVMGIFLLAIVGGLVVGMLKDINTGVSILAQLNPQYAGLCASESASCILGPQIWDASDILPDKEFPGIILKSLFGYRETLYLVQGIAYVVFMAIVGTLYFQSLSGVSTTTKKEPSAT, encoded by the coding sequence ATGGATTTTAGTGCTATATTGCCGACGTTTGTCGTCACCCTTCGAGAAGGAGTGGAAGCTACGTTAGTTGTAGGAATTGTTTTAGCTTGCTTGAAGAAAGCCGAGCAAACTAAGTTGTATACTTGGGCTTATGCAGGCGTAGGCGCGGGAATTGCTGCCTCAGTGCTAGTAGGATTGGTATTGTGGGGGACAATCCAAAGATTAGCCACCTCAGAAGCTAATTATGCCCCAGTCATCCAGGAATTTTTAGAAGCAGGATTTTGTTTAGTAGCGATCGCCATGCTCAGTTGGATGTTAATCTGGATGACACAACAGGCGAAATCTGTCAAGTCGGAAGTGGAAGAATCAATTACCGCCGCTATAAAATCAAGTAAGGCTGCGGGTTGGGGCGTTTTTACCCTCATTTTCATCGCCGTTTTGCGCGAAGGTTTCGAGACAGTATTATTCATTGTCGCTAAATTTCAGGAAGAATGGGTGCTTCCCAGCTTGGGTGCAGTTGCGGGTTTAGTCGGAGCAGTAATTATCGGTGTCTTGCTGTTTCAGTTAGGAGTTAAAATTAACTTGCGCTTGTTCTTTCAAGTAATGGGCATTTTCTTGTTAGCGATCGTTGGTGGTTTAGTCGTGGGAATGCTCAAAGATATTAACACTGGTGTTAGCATACTTGCTCAACTTAATCCTCAGTATGCGGGATTATGTGCTTCCGAGAGTGCATCTTGCATTTTAGGACCGCAAATTTGGGACGCATCCGACATTTTACCAGACAAAGAATTTCCCGGAATTATCCTCAAATCCTTATTTGGGTATCGAGAGACACTGTATTTAGTGCAAGGAATAGCTTATGTAGTGTTTATGGCGATCGTGGGAACTCTTTATTTCCAATCTCTGAGCGGCGTTTCAACTACTACGAAAAAAGAACCTTCGGCAACTTAA
- a CDS encoding ankyrin repeat domain-containing protein, which yields MRKPHLEDDLFDAIEEKDLEKIHALIKAGCDVNGNHGSSFEEGITFLMFATATGNLETVKLLVKLGADVNAESIYGDSALLTAALNGFPDIIEYLEPLTNPEIKVAVKRYVETGKGYPPKSKKR from the coding sequence ATGCGGAAACCTCATCTTGAAGACGATTTGTTTGACGCAATTGAAGAAAAAGATCTAGAAAAGATCCATGCTTTAATTAAAGCTGGTTGTGATGTCAATGGAAATCATGGCAGTTCTTTTGAAGAGGGAATTACCTTTCTTATGTTTGCCACAGCTACGGGAAACTTGGAAACTGTCAAGTTATTGGTAAAACTAGGTGCAGATGTTAATGCAGAATCTATCTATGGCGACTCAGCTTTATTAACTGCTGCATTAAATGGTTTTCCAGACATTATCGAATATCTCGAACCATTAACAAATCCAGAAATCAAAGTAGCTGTAAAAAGATATGTCGAGACAGGCAAAGGTTATCCTCCAAAATCGAAAAAACGATAG
- a CDS encoding bifunctional acetate--CoA ligase family protein/GNAT family N-acetyltransferase, whose amino-acid sequence MQTIQTLDPAHNVLGYEEQPLDAIFLPKNVAVIGASEKLGSVGRTLLWNLISNPFGGTVFPINPKRSSVLGIKAYPSIAAVPEPVDLAIIATPASTVPEIVAECVAAGVKGAIIISAGFKEVGAVGVELERQILSKARQGNLRIIGPNCLGVMNPVGGLNATFANAMARSGNVGFISQSGALCTSILDWSFRENVGFSAFISIGSMLDVDWGDLIYYLGDDPNTHSIVIYMESIGNARSFISAAREVALSKPIIVIKSGRTDAAAAAAASHTGAMAGSDDVLDAAFRRCGVLRVNTIEDLFNLAEVLAKQPRPKGKRLTILTNAGGPGVLATDALISGGGELATLSEETKAKLNEFLPPHWSHSNPIDILGDADPERFTKAIATALQDSTSDGLLAILTPQAMTDPTQTAKQFVQMLENDSLPTKPILASWMGGTGILTGEEILNDARIFTLPFPDTAADVFNSMWRYAYNLRGLYETPVLPREDGENAPNRAKVKEIIDRVRQSNRTLLTEFESKQLLSAYKIPTVDTRIATSPEEAVQLADKIGYPVVLKLYSETITHKTDVGGVRLLLQDAETVSKAYQAIENSVAEKVGSEHFLGVTVQPMLNLEGYELIIGSSLDPQFGPVLLFGTGGSLVEVFKDRSLALPPLNTTLARRMMEQTKIYTALQGVRGRASVDLEALEQIMVRFSQLVVEQPWIKEIDINPLLASSDRLIALDARVVLHEIQTQELPKPAIRPYPIHYVSKWLTQNGIPATIRPIRPEDEPLVVKYHESLSEESVYLRYFHLMKLSHRTSHDRLSRICFIDYDRQMALVTEWTNPDSGEKEILGIARLSKLHGKNEAEFAMLISDRFQRQGIGTELLRRLLEIAREEQLEYVSAEILSQNRAMQHICEKLGFHLKPIPAESIVKATYKLR is encoded by the coding sequence ATGCAAACTATACAAACTCTCGATCCTGCTCATAATGTCCTAGGCTACGAAGAACAACCTCTTGACGCGATTTTCTTACCGAAGAATGTCGCTGTGATTGGTGCAAGCGAAAAACTCGGTAGCGTCGGGCGTACTTTACTTTGGAACTTAATTAGCAATCCTTTCGGGGGGACAGTTTTCCCGATTAATCCCAAACGCAGCAGTGTCTTAGGAATTAAAGCTTATCCTAGCATTGCCGCAGTACCAGAACCAGTGGATTTAGCGATAATTGCCACTCCCGCGTCAACTGTCCCCGAAATTGTCGCTGAATGCGTGGCGGCTGGGGTAAAAGGCGCAATTATCATTTCGGCTGGGTTTAAGGAAGTTGGTGCGGTCGGGGTAGAATTAGAACGACAAATCCTCAGCAAAGCACGTCAAGGGAATTTACGCATTATCGGTCCCAACTGCTTGGGAGTAATGAACCCAGTCGGTGGTTTAAATGCTACGTTTGCCAATGCAATGGCGCGATCGGGTAATGTGGGTTTTATCAGTCAAAGTGGGGCGCTGTGTACCTCGATTCTCGATTGGAGTTTTCGCGAGAATGTGGGTTTCAGTGCGTTTATTTCCATCGGTTCAATGCTGGATGTAGACTGGGGTGACTTAATTTATTACCTCGGCGATGACCCCAACACCCACAGTATTGTAATCTACATGGAATCGATTGGGAATGCGCGATCGTTTATTTCTGCCGCTAGAGAAGTCGCCCTCAGTAAACCGATTATAGTCATTAAATCAGGGCGTACTGATGCGGCGGCAGCAGCAGCCGCTTCTCACACGGGCGCAATGGCGGGAAGTGACGATGTTTTAGATGCGGCTTTCCGACGCTGCGGGGTGTTGCGAGTCAATACCATTGAAGATTTGTTTAACTTAGCGGAAGTTTTAGCTAAACAACCTCGCCCTAAAGGTAAGCGTTTAACTATTCTTACCAATGCAGGGGGTCCGGGAGTTTTAGCTACCGATGCGTTAATTTCTGGTGGTGGCGAGTTAGCGACTTTATCTGAAGAAACCAAAGCCAAGTTAAATGAATTTCTACCGCCTCATTGGAGTCACAGTAACCCGATCGATATTTTAGGCGATGCCGATCCCGAAAGATTCACTAAGGCGATCGCAACTGCTCTCCAAGATTCTACCAGCGATGGACTACTTGCTATCCTAACTCCTCAAGCAATGACCGATCCGACTCAAACCGCCAAGCAGTTTGTGCAAATGTTAGAAAACGACTCGTTACCCACAAAACCAATTTTAGCTAGTTGGATGGGTGGTACAGGAATTCTTACCGGGGAAGAAATACTCAACGATGCGCGAATTTTTACCTTACCTTTTCCCGATACGGCGGCGGATGTCTTTAACTCGATGTGGCGCTATGCTTATAACTTACGCGGTTTATACGAAACCCCAGTTTTACCGAGAGAAGATGGAGAAAATGCGCCCAACCGTGCCAAAGTTAAAGAAATTATCGATCGCGTTCGTCAAAGTAACCGTACTCTCCTGACAGAATTTGAATCGAAGCAGCTTTTGTCAGCATACAAGATCCCCACAGTAGACACGCGCATCGCTACCTCACCAGAAGAAGCCGTCCAACTCGCAGATAAAATTGGCTATCCTGTAGTCTTGAAATTGTACTCGGAAACTATCACTCACAAAACCGATGTTGGTGGTGTGCGACTTTTACTACAAGACGCAGAAACCGTTAGCAAAGCTTATCAAGCAATTGAAAATTCTGTTGCGGAAAAAGTCGGTAGCGAACATTTCCTCGGCGTCACTGTACAACCGATGCTTAACTTGGAAGGATACGAACTAATTATCGGTAGCAGTCTCGATCCTCAATTCGGTCCGGTGTTACTCTTTGGTACAGGTGGTTCTTTAGTCGAAGTCTTTAAAGACCGTTCTCTGGCTTTACCGCCTCTCAATACTACCTTGGCGCGGCGGATGATGGAACAAACCAAAATTTATACTGCGCTTCAAGGTGTACGCGGACGAGCAAGTGTAGACTTAGAAGCACTAGAGCAAATCATGGTACGCTTTAGTCAGCTTGTGGTCGAACAACCTTGGATTAAAGAGATTGATATTAATCCACTTCTGGCTTCCAGTGACAGGTTAATCGCTTTGGATGCGCGAGTAGTTTTACACGAGATCCAAACTCAAGAGTTACCTAAACCAGCAATTCGTCCCTATCCGATTCATTATGTCAGCAAGTGGCTTACTCAAAATGGCATACCTGCAACGATTCGTCCCATTCGTCCCGAAGATGAACCTTTAGTCGTTAAATATCACGAAAGTCTCTCAGAAGAAAGCGTTTATTTACGTTACTTTCATTTGATGAAACTTTCTCATCGTACTTCCCACGATCGCCTTTCTCGGATCTGCTTTATCGACTACGATCGCCAAATGGCTTTAGTCACTGAATGGACAAATCCCGATAGTGGGGAAAAAGAAATCCTGGGGATCGCCCGTCTTTCCAAACTACATGGCAAAAATGAAGCCGAATTTGCCATGTTAATTAGCGATCGCTTCCAACGTCAAGGAATCGGTACTGAGTTATTGCGTCGTCTTCTCGAAATTGCACGGGAAGAACAACTAGAATACGTTAGTGCCGAAATTCTCTCCCAAAATCGCGCGATGCAGCACATTTGCGAGAAATTAGGCTTCCACCTCAAACCTATTCCTGCCGAATCGATAGTCAAAGCTACCTATAAACTGCGATAA
- a CDS encoding CP12 domain-containing protein, whose product MMKASDIMTEDVVTIKGSATVAEAVELMRENTIRTLLVERRNEQDAYGIISETDIIYKVAAYGRDPKKVRVYEIMSKPCVVVNPDLGVEYVARLFANTGIHCAPVIKGELLGIISVTDILHRGNFVEEPQEVVIAQEIEKAVIEARAICQEKGATSPECAAAWDIVEELQAEAAHQRAQKPEKTYFEEYCEENPDAFESRMYDT is encoded by the coding sequence ATGATGAAAGCATCCGATATTATGACTGAAGATGTCGTCACGATTAAAGGTAGTGCGACTGTAGCTGAAGCAGTGGAATTAATGAGAGAAAATACCATTCGCACTTTACTGGTCGAACGTCGTAACGAACAAGATGCTTATGGTATTATCAGCGAAACTGATATTATCTATAAAGTAGCTGCTTATGGACGCGACCCGAAAAAAGTCCGCGTTTATGAAATTATGAGCAAGCCTTGCGTTGTCGTTAATCCTGACCTTGGTGTAGAATACGTGGCGAGGCTATTTGCTAACACTGGTATTCACTGCGCCCCAGTAATTAAAGGCGAACTTTTGGGGATTATTTCTGTTACTGATATTCTCCATCGTGGTAATTTTGTTGAGGAACCACAAGAAGTTGTTATCGCCCAAGAAATTGAAAAAGCTGTCATCGAAGCCCGCGCTATTTGTCAGGAAAAAGGTGCTACTTCTCCTGAATGTGCTGCTGCTTGGGATATTGTTGAAGAGTTACAAGCGGAAGCTGCTCATCAACGGGCGCAAAAACCTGAGAAAACTTACTTTGAGGAATACTGTGAAGAAAATCCTGATGCTTTTGAATCTCGAATGTACGATACTTAA
- a CDS encoding ribbon-helix-helix domain-containing protein, which translates to MEVFLTPKQEQLINQLIASGLANSKSDAIAKGLRLLEDRYFVSQMRLAELQKEIDIGIEQLERRKKVDSETAINKLKQDIINRSQQ; encoded by the coding sequence ATGGAAGTATTTTTAACACCTAAACAAGAACAGTTAATTAACCAACTAATTGCTAGTGGTTTAGCTAACTCAAAAAGCGACGCGATCGCTAAGGGATTAAGATTGTTAGAAGACCGTTATTTTGTTTCCCAAATGCGTTTAGCCGAACTGCAAAAAGAAATCGATATTGGGATTGAACAATTAGAAAGAAGAAAAAAAGTCGATAGTGAAACAGCAATTAATAAACTTAAACAAGATATTATTAATCGATCGCAACAGTAA
- a CDS encoding XisI protein: protein MDKLNSYREIIIKMLAEFTKLEYANAEIQNQTVFDLENDHYLVMSIGWYKNQPKRIHGCLIHLDIIDGKVWVQRDGTDYGIANDLVAAGIPKEEIVLGFHEPKIRQYTDFAVV, encoded by the coding sequence ATGGATAAGTTAAACTCTTACCGCGAAATTATTATTAAAATGTTGGCAGAATTCACTAAGCTTGAATATGCTAATGCGGAGATTCAAAACCAAACTGTATTCGATCTAGAAAACGACCATTATCTAGTAATGTCTATTGGTTGGTACAAAAATCAGCCCAAGCGAATTCATGGTTGCTTGATTCATTTAGACATTATTGATGGTAAAGTTTGGGTACAACGAGACGGAACAGATTATGGAATTGCTAATGACTTAGTAGCAGCAGGTATTCCGAAAGAGGAAATAGTTTTAGGATTTCACGAACCAAAAATTCGCCAGTACACCGATTTTGCAGTTGTCTAA
- a CDS encoding element excision factor XisH family protein: MPARDIFHHSCKNALIHDGWAITHDPYLLRWGSKDLYVDLGAKKILAAEKIDSKIAVEVKSFVSPSEVEDLRNAVGQFVLDEALLARTDPERKLYLAIRETIFTQLFEDSLGKVLLEDKKIKLIVFNSDLEAIVRWIS; encoded by the coding sequence ATGCCTGCAAGAGATATTTTTCATCATAGCTGTAAAAACGCTTTAATTCATGATGGCTGGGCTATTACTCACGATCCCTATCTTCTGCGATGGGGATCGAAAGATTTATACGTTGATTTAGGTGCAAAAAAAATTTTAGCGGCTGAAAAAATTGATAGTAAAATAGCAGTTGAGGTGAAAAGTTTTGTTAGTCCTTCTGAAGTAGAAGACTTAAGAAATGCGGTTGGTCAATTTGTTTTAGACGAAGCTTTATTAGCTCGAACAGATCCCGAAAGAAAACTTTATCTTGCTATCCGCGAAACTATTTTTACTCAACTATTTGAAGATTCTCTGGGGAAAGTTCTCTTGGAAGATAAAAAAATTAAACTGATTGTTTTTAATTCTGATTTGGAGGCGATTGTGAGATGGATAAGTTAA
- the adhE gene encoding bifunctional acetaldehyde-CoA/alcohol dehydrogenase produces MTVTNLQELETLIQRVKAAQAQYATYTQQQVDEIFKKAALAANAARIPLAKMAVEETGMGVVEDKVIKNHFASEMIYNKYKQEKTCGVIEADKHYGIQKLAEPVGILAGIVPTTNPTSTAIFKALIALKTRNAIIFSPHPRAKKCTVAAAKIVLEAAVAAGAPEDIIGWIDEPTLPISQAFMQHPDINLILATGGPGMVKAAYSSGKPSLGVGAGNTPAVIDETADIRVAVSSILLSKTFDNGMICASEQAVVVVDEVYEAVKQEFSDRGAYFLNSEEADRVRGVLLKEGRLNAAIVGQPVTKIAELAGIEVAEGTKVLIGEAEEVSVNEPFAYEKLSPVLGMYRLPDFHAAVATARELIAFGGRGHTSVLYTAPANEDRILYFESQLPTGRVLINTPSSQGAIGDLYNFKLDPSLTLGCGTWGGNSVSENVSVHHLLNIKTVSERRENMLWFRVPPKIYFKYGCLPVALRDLVGKKRAFLITDKPLFDMGMLKQVTEILDEIGIEHLVFYDVKPDPDLTTINKGVAAINNFQPDVMIAFGGGSPMDAAKIMWLMYENPEVEFEGIATRFMDIRKRVYELPPLGNKAIMVAIPTTSGTGSEVTPFAVVTDDRTGIKYPLADYALTPHIAIVDPELVLNMPKKLTAYGGIDALTHALEAYVSVLATEFTEGLALEAIALLMEYLPRSYQKGADDPVAREKVHYAATIAGMAFANAFLGICHSMAHKLGSTFHLPHGLANALMISHVIRYNATDAPFKQAIFPQYEYPHAKERYAKIADHLHLGGDTIDEKIEKLVEAVENLKQQVEIPLTIKEALHGEDREFYEQLEELSEQAFDDQCTGANPRYPLIRDLKELFVLAYQGCRLDSVAYHTEVDMSRGVVESETKDEPEVARV; encoded by the coding sequence ATGACAGTAACTAATCTACAAGAACTAGAAACCCTGATTCAGCGCGTCAAAGCAGCTCAAGCCCAATACGCTACCTATACGCAACAACAGGTAGATGAAATCTTTAAAAAAGCTGCCCTTGCTGCTAATGCTGCCCGAATTCCTTTAGCAAAAATGGCAGTAGAAGAAACCGGAATGGGTGTAGTTGAGGATAAAGTGATTAAAAATCATTTTGCCTCAGAAATGATTTACAACAAATACAAGCAGGAAAAAACCTGCGGTGTAATCGAAGCTGATAAACATTACGGAATTCAAAAGTTAGCTGAACCTGTAGGGATTTTAGCCGGAATTGTGCCGACAACTAACCCAACTTCTACAGCAATTTTTAAAGCCTTAATTGCTTTAAAAACGCGCAACGCAATTATTTTCTCTCCCCATCCCCGGGCGAAGAAATGCACCGTAGCTGCGGCGAAAATTGTTTTAGAAGCGGCAGTAGCGGCAGGTGCGCCCGAAGATATTATTGGCTGGATTGACGAACCGACGCTGCCAATTTCTCAAGCTTTTATGCAGCATCCAGATATTAATTTAATTCTGGCAACAGGCGGACCGGGAATGGTGAAAGCGGCTTATTCTTCGGGTAAACCTTCCTTAGGAGTTGGCGCCGGAAATACGCCGGCGGTAATTGATGAAACTGCTGATATTCGAGTTGCAGTAAGTTCAATTCTGCTGAGTAAAACCTTTGACAACGGCATGATTTGTGCGTCAGAACAAGCAGTAGTTGTTGTTGATGAAGTTTATGAAGCAGTGAAGCAAGAATTTAGCGATCGCGGCGCTTATTTCTTGAATTCAGAAGAAGCAGATCGAGTTCGTGGAGTTCTGCTGAAAGAAGGTCGTTTGAATGCGGCAATTGTCGGACAACCTGTTACCAAAATTGCTGAATTAGCAGGAATTGAGGTTGCGGAAGGAACGAAAGTTTTAATTGGTGAAGCGGAAGAAGTTAGCGTTAATGAACCTTTTGCTTATGAGAAACTTTCGCCGGTTTTAGGAATGTATCGCTTACCCGATTTTCACGCAGCAGTAGCCACAGCGCGAGAATTAATTGCTTTTGGAGGACGGGGACATACTTCGGTTTTATATACAGCCCCAGCCAATGAAGACCGTATCCTTTATTTTGAATCACAATTGCCTACAGGTCGCGTGTTGATTAATACGCCTTCTTCCCAAGGTGCGATCGGCGATTTGTATAACTTTAAGTTAGACCCATCTTTAACTCTGGGTTGTGGTACTTGGGGTGGTAATTCAGTGAGTGAAAATGTGAGCGTTCATCACTTACTGAATATTAAAACTGTGTCGGAACGTCGGGAAAATATGCTTTGGTTCCGCGTGCCACCGAAAATCTACTTTAAGTACGGTTGTTTGCCTGTGGCTTTAAGAGATTTGGTGGGTAAGAAACGGGCATTTCTGATTACCGATAAACCCCTGTTTGATATGGGGATGTTGAAACAAGTAACTGAGATTTTGGATGAAATTGGGATCGAACATCTAGTATTTTATGATGTGAAACCAGATCCCGATTTAACCACAATTAATAAAGGAGTAGCGGCAATCAATAACTTCCAACCAGATGTAATGATTGCTTTTGGTGGTGGTTCGCCGATGGATGCAGCGAAAATTATGTGGTTGATGTATGAAAATCCAGAGGTAGAATTTGAAGGTATAGCGACTCGGTTTATGGATATCCGCAAGCGGGTTTACGAGTTACCGCCTTTAGGAAATAAAGCCATAATGGTAGCGATTCCCACAACTTCCGGAACAGGTTCCGAGGTAACTCCCTTTGCGGTTGTTACCGACGATCGCACCGGGATCAAATATCCTTTAGCTGATTATGCCTTAACACCGCATATAGCGATCGTCGATCCCGAATTGGTGTTAAATATGCCGAAGAAGTTAACTGCTTATGGTGGAATTGACGCGCTGACTCACGCTTTAGAAGCATATGTTTCCGTGTTAGCAACTGAGTTTACTGAAGGATTAGCGCTAGAGGCGATCGCGTTACTGATGGAATATTTGCCTCGATCCTACCAAAAAGGTGCTGATGACCCCGTAGCGCGTGAAAAAGTCCACTATGCGGCAACGATCGCTGGAATGGCGTTTGCTAATGCTTTCCTCGGTATTTGTCACTCAATGGCGCATAAATTGGGTTCTACGTTCCATCTTCCTCACGGTTTAGCCAATGCGCTGATGATTTCCCATGTCATCCGCTACAATGCCACAGATGCGCCCTTCAAACAAGCAATTTTCCCACAATACGAATATCCTCACGCGAAGGAACGTTACGCGAAAATTGCCGATCATTTGCATCTCGGTGGCGATACCATTGATGAGAAGATTGAGAAACTCGTCGAAGCAGTGGAAAATCTCAAGCAACAAGTAGAGATTCCTCTGACGATTAAAGAAGCTTTACACGGCGAAGATCGCGAATTCTACGAACAATTAGAAGAACTCTCCGAACAAGCTTTTGACGACCAATGTACGGGCGCAAATCCCCGCTATCCTTTGATTCGAGACTTGAAAGAGTTGTTTGTCCTCGCTTACCAAGGTTGTCGTTTGGATTCTGTCGCTTACCACACTGAAGTAGATATGTCAAGGGGTGTGGTGGAAAGTGAAACCAAAGATGAGCCAGAAGTTGCCAGAGTTTAA
- the pflA gene encoding pyruvate formate-lyase-activating protein, with amino-acid sequence MVIMSRSEKESSNPQSPITGRIHSIETCGTVDGPGIRFVIFTQGCPLRCLYCHNPDCRHIEDGQETTVEELIAEIEKYRSYMRFSGGGVTITGGEPLMQPKFVGEIFRRCQELGIHTALDTSGYVNVQIVQSILDYVDLVLLDIKSYDPKIYRKVTSVSLEPTLEFAKYLKEINKPTWIRFVLVPNLTEPQHNVEGLAKFVSSLQNVEKVEVLPFHKMGEYKWEQLGYEYQLKDTLPPSPKLVQEVMDTFTKYGLEVQ; translated from the coding sequence ATGGTAATTATGAGCAGGAGTGAGAAGGAATCTTCCAATCCCCAATCCCCAATAACCGGACGCATTCATTCCATCGAAACCTGCGGAACCGTTGATGGACCCGGTATTCGCTTCGTAATCTTTACCCAAGGATGTCCCCTACGTTGTCTCTATTGTCACAATCCTGACTGTCGCCACATCGAAGATGGTCAAGAAACTACAGTCGAAGAACTAATCGCCGAAATTGAAAAATATCGCTCCTATATGCGATTTTCTGGCGGTGGCGTTACCATAACAGGTGGAGAACCTTTAATGCAACCAAAATTCGTGGGCGAAATCTTCCGTCGCTGTCAAGAATTAGGTATTCACACCGCCCTCGATACTTCCGGTTACGTTAACGTCCAGATTGTTCAATCAATTCTCGATTACGTGGATTTGGTACTTTTAGACATCAAATCCTACGATCCTAAAATTTATCGAAAAGTTACCAGTGTTTCCCTAGAACCTACCTTAGAATTTGCTAAGTACCTGAAGGAAATTAACAAACCAACTTGGATTCGCTTTGTCTTAGTACCCAATCTTACCGAGCCGCAACACAATGTCGAAGGATTAGCTAAATTTGTCTCCAGTTTGCAGAATGTCGAAAAAGTAGAAGTGCTACCTTTTCACAAAATGGGTGAATATAAATGGGAACAACTTGGATACGAATACCAATTAAAAGATACTCTTCCACCATCACCAAAATTAGTTCAGGAAGTAATGGATACTTTTACAAAATACGGTTTGGAAGTTCAGTAA